In Haladaptatus cibarius D43, the sequence AACGACTGGACGTAGACCCTCGCTCGCTCCAAGGAAACGTCTGTACGATGCACGCGAAAGCCTACGAACTGCTCAATCTCTCTCGCGGCGACGTCGTCGGCGAGAAACAGAAAAAGGAATTTTGCGAGGATTTTGGGCTGGAGTACGAAGACGAGTACAGCGGCAAGGGTCGCAGGACGGCACGCTCCACGACGCTCGGAAACAAGATTATCGCAACTTCTCAGTGGCTTCAGCGAACCCGCCGCGACGTTGCCGACTGGTACGACGTTCCGTTTCAGTGGGACGTCGAGACGGTTCGACTGCCACCCGAAATCGACCCAAACTCGCAGGAAGGAAACAAATACACCCCGACATGGCCGAGCAGTGACGACCGATTCGACGTTCCAGAGGCCATTCGAGGCTGGCGGAAGTACAAAGGTGACGAAGGACTCGTCGGCTTCGCCGACATGCTCGAACGCGTCAAACAGCGTTCGCTTCTCCCCAGCGTCGATTATCTCGTTATCGACGAGTTTCAGGACATCACCCGACTCCAGTTCGACATCTACGAGGAGTGGAAACCCCACATGGAGAACGTCCTCATCGCGGGCGACGACGACCAGGTCGTCTACGCATGGCAGGGCGCAGACCCGAAACTGCTCCTGCAAGAGGGCGGCGAAGACGTTATTCTCGACACCTCCTACCGTCTCCCCTCCCGCGTTCTCAAAGTCGTCCAGCAGGAGGTAGACCACATCGACGAGCGACAGGAGAAAAACCTCAAACCACGGAAAGAGGGCGGCACCGTCGAGGCAGTCGAGAGTCCGTCGATGTTAGACCTCGTGCGAAACGTTCGGTACACGATAAGCGAGTTCGACGGCACCGCAATGGTGCTGTTCCGCGCCCGCTACCAGATGTTCCGGTTCATCGACGAGTTCATCGACGAGGGAATGCCGTTCCGCACCCTCACCGACCAGCGGATGTGGACGGATAGGCTGAACCAGTACGTCGATGCAGTCGAACAAATCGAGGAAGACGAACCAATCGACGGTCTGCAAGCGCGCAGACTCGCGGACATGCTCGCGGATTCCACGTTCGGTTCGAACGACCGCGACGAGATGTTCGACGCCATCGACGAGCGCAAGGAAGAGAAAGACGTGGACGACCTCACCGAACTGGAGTTCGACGGGGATTT encodes:
- a CDS encoding UvrD-helicase domain-containing protein; protein product: MTMPTAETDAKVTRLFGGPGSGKTTELLDRVEDILSKDEVTVNDLLVVSYTRAAANEVRERLAERLDVDPRSLQGNVCTMHAKAYELLNLSRGDVVGEKQKKEFCEDFGLEYEDEYSGKGRRTARSTTLGNKIIATSQWLQRTRRDVADWYDVPFQWDVETVRLPPEIDPNSQEGNKYTPTWPSSDDRFDVPEAIRGWRKYKGDEGLVGFADMLERVKQRSLLPSVDYLVIDEFQDITRLQFDIYEEWKPHMENVLIAGDDDQVVYAWQGADPKLLLQEGGEDVILDTSYRLPSRVLKVVQQEVDHIDERQEKNLKPRKEGGTVEAVESPSMLDLVRNVRYTISEFDGTAMVLFRARYQMFRFIDEFIDEGMPFRTLTDQRMWTDRLNQYVDAVEQIEEDEPIDGLQARRLADMLADSTFGSNDRDEMFDAIDERKEEKDVDDLTELEFDGDFVRDFAPFMPGPESASDMVRKVTSYQKRSMNAYFMGKYQGMERDRIRIGTIHSAKGREADHVFVATDLTEKVVEQMAATVENDGIDLPGVDEFTASTDPVPVLTDNERRVFYVGMSRARERLVLMENLVSGAPTLELDVLLFNEPNEQSVDDILDQELEAQ